The Nitrospirota bacterium genome has a window encoding:
- a CDS encoding ATPase: MSTHSKIPSGLGARRDRTVQEYQHDTYKLRGKLKEPTVCTECGALFHKGRWTWNPKLAEADEIVCPACLRIRDKYPKGFLTLNGPFLADHKEEIMGVVHNTEAKEKAEHPLSRIMGYEQQGAALVISTTDTHLPRRIGETLHHAYEGTFEVHYDEGEQFIRVTWSR; the protein is encoded by the coding sequence ATGTCTACACATTCAAAGATCCCGTCAGGATTGGGGGCTCGGAGAGACCGGACTGTTCAAGAGTACCAACATGACACCTATAAGCTGCGGGGCAAGCTCAAAGAGCCGACAGTCTGCACCGAGTGCGGGGCCCTGTTTCATAAAGGCCGCTGGACCTGGAACCCGAAGCTGGCAGAAGCCGATGAGATTGTCTGCCCTGCTTGCCTGAGAATTCGGGACAAGTACCCTAAAGGTTTCCTAACTTTGAACGGCCCCTTTCTCGCTGATCACAAGGAAGAGATCATGGGGGTAGTCCACAACACGGAAGCCAAGGAGAAGGCGGAGCACCCCTTGTCCCGCATCATGGGATATGAACAGCAGGGCGCGGCCCTGGTGATCTCAACCACAGACACGCACCTCCCCCGGCGCATCGGTGAAACTCTCCATCACGCCTACGAAGGAACGTTCGAGGTCCATTACGACGAGGGGGAACAATTTATACGGGTCACATGGAGTCGCTGA
- a CDS encoding phosphoribosyltransferase produces the protein MFRNREEAGRTLAEKLSHYRNDPTGLILALPRGGVAVGYQLSLALHVPLDVFITRKIGAPGNPEYAIGAVAETGARYLNQEAISSFDLSRHELERLIHVQEKEIARRKDLYRQGRPLPQLTGRTVFLVDDGIATGSTFLASALAIRSLQPRHLVGVIPVGPPSTMREVQAHVNELIILMTPDPFYAVGDFFVDFTQVEDRDVVEYLNLAEAAMLERASSSPAS, from the coding sequence ATGTTTCGTAATCGAGAAGAAGCAGGCCGCACCTTGGCCGAGAAGCTGAGCCACTACCGCAACGATCCGACAGGATTGATTCTCGCTCTTCCGCGCGGCGGTGTAGCTGTGGGCTATCAACTGAGCCTCGCCCTCCATGTCCCGCTGGATGTGTTTATCACACGCAAGATCGGTGCACCGGGCAATCCCGAGTATGCGATTGGAGCTGTGGCTGAGACAGGGGCCCGCTATCTGAATCAAGAGGCGATCAGTTCGTTTGACCTATCCAGGCATGAGCTGGAGCGGTTGATTCATGTCCAGGAGAAAGAAATCGCCAGACGCAAGGACCTGTATCGGCAAGGACGGCCGCTTCCGCAACTCACAGGCCGCACCGTGTTCCTGGTTGACGACGGCATTGCCACAGGCTCGACATTTTTGGCCTCGGCACTGGCTATTCGCAGTTTACAGCCCCGCCATCTGGTGGGAGTGATCCCGGTCGGACCTCCATCGACCATGCGGGAAGTCCAAGCGCATGTGAACGAATTGATCATTCTCATGACTCCGGATCCCTTCTACGCCGTGGGGGATTTCTTCGTAGACTTCACCCAGGTTGAAGATCGCGACGTGGTGGAATACTTAAATCTGGCCGAGGCGGCAATGCTCGAACGCGCCTCCTCGTCACCGGCTTCGTAA
- a CDS encoding 1-acyl-sn-glycerol-3-phosphate acyltransferase: MESSMETRFGRRASKANSLTVFSAPNYGQVRRAFSGLVRAIYRIEVIGADRVPASGPAVIASNHESFLDAIILGAAIPRDLRFVAKAELWRFRLLAWMLDGLGAIPVERSHFDFSALAKVLQALNEGEAVAIFPQGGVRSTNPWGRGAAHLSLVTGAPLIPVHLIGTARALSQGRIGFPKVRVIVGEPIEVTWDQEDPAAATKLTERLRGIVESLA; this comes from the coding sequence ATGGAATCATCGATGGAAACTCGCTTCGGCCGTCGGGCGAGCAAGGCAAACAGTCTCACAGTATTCTCTGCTCCGAACTATGGCCAGGTTCGTCGTGCCTTCAGCGGCTTGGTGCGCGCCATCTACCGGATCGAGGTGATCGGCGCCGATCGCGTCCCTGCCTCCGGACCTGCGGTCATCGCGTCAAACCACGAATCGTTCCTCGACGCAATCATTCTGGGAGCGGCAATCCCGCGCGACCTGCGTTTCGTCGCAAAGGCAGAGCTCTGGCGGTTCCGACTACTGGCTTGGATGCTCGACGGGCTCGGCGCAATCCCGGTTGAGCGTAGCCACTTCGACTTTTCCGCTCTCGCAAAGGTGCTGCAAGCGCTCAATGAGGGAGAGGCGGTCGCGATCTTCCCACAGGGCGGCGTGCGCAGCACCAATCCGTGGGGTCGGGGCGCGGCACACCTGTCACTCGTGACGGGGGCTCCCCTTATCCCGGTTCACCTCATCGGCACGGCACGGGCCCTCTCGCAGGGCAGAATCGGCTTCCCGAAGGTGCGCGTCATTGTTGGAGAGCCGATTGAGGTCACGTGGGACCAGGAAGACCCAGCTGCCGCGACAAAGTTGACCGAGCGGTTACGGGGTATCGTGGAATCGTTGGCATAG